In Arachis hypogaea cultivar Tifrunner chromosome 7, arahy.Tifrunner.gnm2.J5K5, whole genome shotgun sequence, the genomic window CATGTCACAGTTAACCTGACACGTCACCACATTAACCAGATCAAACGATTTTGGGGACGTATTTGGGGGATATCTGAGAACCTCAGAGTCGAAATCTTAGTTAAATTTTGTGGGGAACAAAATTGTCGGATAGTAAATTTCTTGGGGATCTATTTGGAGTattactctaatttttttttggccGACTAGCACACCCTTATAAATGAAAGCACAGTAAGTTTTACAGAAAGAATAATTTActttagtttattattttatagtgaaatttaaatcaatttaaaataaatgttgAAAAGTATGTATATCTCAAGGTCTAGTCATCAAACCCACTTAAAGCTAACCATTTGGGTGAAAATAATTGATGTCACAAAGTTTTAgcaatgtaaaaaaaaagttaaaatgatcgtatataatataatatctataattttatatatatatatatatatatatatatatatatatatatatatatatatatatatatataatgttcgtaattatatatttattatatttaaaattatataattattttaataataatgaataaatattaagtaaaataatttttaattgtttggaCTCTGTTTATTCTCTTCACGTAACAGGACAAATGCATATACAACCATCACCAAGCGACGTTCATTCATTTCCCTTCTTCAACTAGCTAATCTGCCCAAATACGGCACTGTTTAATTTGAAAGCGAAGCTATCACTTATCCACACAAACACTACTTTTCTCCCTTAACTGCTGCTTATGCTTATAAATAAAGCTTCTCTCTCAAAACAAGGACCTTCGTATTCTCGGTACCGTCATCATAACCGTATTTCTCAATAATGTTCTCGTTAAAATTCCCTATCCCAATTGAGAACACGTTAACTCCTCCTCCAAaaaccaataataataacaacaacaataataataataatactaattacAATAAATTTTCAGGATGTTCATATTATTGTTCCGTTTATGCCAGTAACAAACTCCGTGGAGGTATAATAAGGTCTCCTCCTACGTCGAATGTGGCGCTCCACAACAACGGAGCCTCCGTTGTTGGAGGGTGGCCAGAGACGACGGAGGCAAAGGAAGAGCCATTTCCGGAGGAGCTGAGAGCGGAGCTGATGCCGAAGCACGTGGCGGTGATAATGGACGGGAATAGGAGGTGGGCGAAGACAAGGGGTTTGTTTCCGTGGGCGGGTCATCAGGCTGGTGTGGAGGCGCTGAAGGAGGTGGTCAGGCTGTGCCGCAGCTGGGGGATTAAGGTCCTTTCTGTGTTTGCGTTTTCTTCTGAAAATTGGATTCGCCCCAAGGTTAGCTAATACTAATAGCTACCTAGTCTTCTCATCTCATCTCATTCATATATCTAAACTTTATTGTGTAGTACTTTGTGAAAAGAAGCGCCACCAGCAAGAGATTTATAGCCATCAAATTCTCgttaatgataattttaatattgatCAATTTTATTATGAAATATTAAATGCATTGTtatctaaaaagaaaaagttgtctAGGGTtcaatacttttattaaaatttgatccgtatttaatttaataaatgaaaataaataattttataatattaaatataaaaaaaatttaagacgtcaatatttttattaaaatatcagTACTTATTaggtaataaaaaaatgaataattttttattattgaataaaatttcacactattaaaaatactattaatgattaaaattacaaaatttattgACCACTTCTAAATATAATCTTacatcattaaaaatactaataataactaattaatgattacaaattataaaatttactgATCTTTTAACACTcttcatttaaaaaataataataataaattaaatgataatgtATCTTAAAATAATTAAGTTACATGTCATTATTTAATTGATAAAGGACGCTAAAATATTTGATGTATAcgtatttttttagaaattatgtttaatattaatacaaatttaaattgaaaacttttaaatttattttaataaatatacattcaaattttcaagttttaaaattttttaataaaatttcttgaATATTAAAAACCCTAATTAAGAAGATTCATTGTTTAATCTGCTGCTAAAAATACGAGTAGAAGAAGCTATTGTCACATCTAATATGCCATtctcatttaattatatttttgtctaAAATGTCATTTTTTTAGGAATTAAATGTACAACTGTCATTCTCAtagttacattttttttattagtcaTTTTTGTTTTATACAAAATTCTAAAATCGAAATCAGTTACTAAATTGGTAAAACTAGATATTTaatgtttaaaaatttaactaatatttaactcttgaattaaatataataaaatatatatatatatatatatatatatatatatatatataatttgttgtGTTTATTATTATAAATCGATTAATTCCCAAAAAATTAGGTCGATTCGGCCAATTTACTAAAATTTGaccattttttagattttttatgggTTCTTTAACAATTAGTTTTTATCTTAAATCAGAATTTGTGATCTCAATTCCCAATTAACTTAGTCGAGACAATCAATTCacttcaattctcaaaaacacaTGATTTTATATGAAATCACTATATATTAACATATGAAGGTATGTATATTATTTAatctaataaatattaaaaatagcataaaatgaaatcattattatttaatttgtgtgTGTTTAATCTAACGAATATTAATAGTCGTTaaacaatattaaataaataaatatatccaaTTTTTTACCATTATACATTTAAAAGACTAAATAACTTATTATAGAGTATAGACATAATATTACAATTTAAAATAAACCCTCAATTTATATACGAGTAATTttgtacaataataataataataataataataataataataataataataatatgtctaTCTAATATAGCTTTGACTTTATAAACACTAAATGGTTTGGTGCAGAGTATGAGTATCCAATCATTTTTCTTTCACAGTCATAACTCATAATAATAGACTGCAAAATCACAAGAACTGAAATCAGCTCAATGTCCCCACTAGCTAGCTAGTAACATAATTCAGTCTAACTCCCCCAAACCTCCTAAACGCATTTCCAGCTCGTAACGTACACAAAGATTGGTCCCATCCTAGTTAACCTTCATAATGGTAATTAATAATATTCCGCTCACTCATTTTAGTGTGCGTGTATAGATATATATACAATATCATTCAAAGTGCGAATACTTTCTTTTAATTATGAACTATCTTATttgcaaactaaaaaaaaaaaattactaagatAGTGTTTTATTTAGACTTTTTCTAATCACCATTGCGTTTATATAATTAAACACATATTgggtttaattaatatataaatgtcTAAAATAGACACAAATTTAAGTAgtgtataatataattttttttcattaatataAGAATGGATTATTATTTTGTAGAAGAATTATGCATGTATGCAAAAATCGGTTATTAAATTAATAGTTATtagtatagaatatatattaaaatataaaatatatattaaaaataggttaaacaataaatatatatatatatatatatatatatatatatatattaagaaatttaaaagctaatagaatttattatttttgacctgtatatatttttagtcattaatacAATATATTTAGTTTAATagttcaataatatatttttagtttatatttttaaatattattaattaattattgactaaagaattaaattttattggctttctaactttttatatttatatacaaatatatgacagttaattcttttataaatataatatttttatttaaaaaatattacaaacgAAGATAACCAAATCCTTGGTAAATGGAATAATAGTTTTGCATTTACATAGCATAGGTCTATTTGGATAGttttataagtaatttttttaaaaaaaatttaatttatgaaaaggtataatattaatgtttagtgtaatttttaaaattaaattataatttttaaaaaaattatttaaatgtttataaaaaagttaaaaaaataatttttttataataaaattttttttattatatatattttttaaaaataagtacttttaaaactaaaaattaaaatacaaaatttatttataaattacttttaatataaatatttattatttaaactatttttaaaaatgagTTTAACTATACTGAAACCAGGTATACTCACGTATACTCACATTTTTCTTtgcgaaaagaaaaaataatcttCCATGAAATACAAATTAGCAAAAATATCTCACGGTCAAAATCATCAGATGACTACTAATTCtggaaaaataagtatttttttttctaaaataaaaaatataagccTAACAAGTACGTAAGAAAATCATTACCTGATCTTCGGCACGAAAAGAATGATACAAACATATACTGATTATCGTACATAACCATAACCATCACTCAGCACATCACATTACTAAAAGCCAAGTGTTCCGTCCTACCCCAATATGCACCATTCATTCCCCGCAACTTGAATGCCATTCTGCTCCAATACGGCAGCTTTTGAAAGCGAACGTTCTAATTATCCACACAACCAAACTAAACCCGTTTCATTTCCGCAGACACTTCTAAGTTCTTTTTTAAAGAGATCACtttaataaagatattaaaaatatttttttatttaaagatgtttatatatattatattattattgaatatttttattaaattgattaataatttattttgtaataaattagaacaaaattaatttattatagtaacaataataaactcaattatttataatataattattagacTCAAGATTGAATTATACAATCTAAATCgaatatttttaaagttttttataaaaaataaatatatctctgattttttattttatagatatttaaatttttaaaaatttaaaaatataattagattcctaaaaaaattaaatttattattattgttataaaaaaattaattttattttaatttgttaaaaaatttaaaaataatcaatttattaATACGTTCAATAATAAATGACACATAAACgtctttacaaaaaaaatattttacccgTCTTCACCAAGTATCGCTTTTCTAATGTCACTTTATAAATGAAGCCCCTCTTTAAACCTTCTCTCACACAAAAAACTAACCTTACATTTTCAGCGCCAGAACTTATTCCAAACCGGGATAACCTTATCGCTATTCCGGATTCATAattctcaaaattcaaaaatgttcTCACTAAGACTCCCTATCCCGATCGAGAACACACTAATAACTCCGCCTCCAAAATCCAATAATAACAACACTTATAATTCTTCTCTCTGTGCCCATTCTTATTCCTCTTATTCCCATAGCCAAACAAACCGGTTTCTAACCGTTAGGAATGTGGCGCTTCAAAAAAACGGGAACTCAGTCGGGGATTCGAAAGATACGATGATGCAGCCGTTTCCAGAGGAGCTGAACGCGGAGCCGTTGCCGAGGCACGTGGCAGTGATAATGGACGGGAATGGGCGGTGGGCGAAGATGAGGAACCTGATGCCATCGGCGGGGCACCAGGCTGGGGCGGAGGCGCTGAAGGAGATGGTGAGGCTGTGTGCTAGTTGGGGGATTAAGGTCCTGACAGTTTTTGCGTTTTCTACTGATAACTGGGTTCGCCCTAAGGTCAGTTTCGTATTTTCATTCATGGCGCTAAATGAAGCTTAAATAAACCAACTAATACTTAACTGACAAATATAACTAACATTTGTAAGTTGTTATTCGCCTCAAAtaatccttttttttcttttctattttttcccCAAATaatcgtgtatatatatatatgaaagaaaaaatttaagagactagcacttttattaaaatttatccgGTATTTAACTAGCAAAAAAAAGTAagtaatttcacaccattaaataaaattttatactattaaaaacactaataataattaattgatgattACATTTTTAACACTCTTCGTATGTGAAAGAAAAATGTAGGCGTGGCCCCTCTAGCAAGACAAGTAGTTATTtaaaagttctaaaaaaaatatcaattacatttttgaaaaattttgcaataaatttataaatgtattaaaaaattaccaaGAGTGTGTTtcataattatgaaaaaaaaaagtatattttcaagtgatataaatatataattatgaaaatggGTATGAAATCAgggtttatattatttaatatatgatatTTAAAGTCAAATTGATAAAGTCATTGCAACTAAAAAGTAGTGAGCTTTTgattataattataaatgttaaaatattCGTTTATAATctcatatattataaataaaatcttcACAAAATTAATTTCTGTTATTCTTTAATACAAATTCGTAttgtcttaaaataatattattaggaGTTAAAGTactcttttttataaaaaaaaatatttttttttaaaaaaaatagacagaaattgaattgaatttttattttctaattattttaaaagtggttattttaaaaataagttttcaaataATTCTCCCAAAAATTATTTACGTCAATGTAGTTTTCCTCGTATGTTGTTTTTCGTTATTGGTTTACTCAGACTTTGTTTGTGGCGCTGCAGGTGGAGGTGGATTTCTTGATGAGCCTGTTCGAAAAAACAATAAACTCTGAAATTGATGTTTTTATCAGGTACTTCCCGAATAAAGCACTTTATAATTGAaacccttttattattttttgctacattagcaacaataaaattaaaaatctataatTCGAATATATGCATACTATTTGAGTTTCTcaccaatatataaaataaaacacgaatagtaattattttttattactttaaccgtTGATtggtattgttattgttattattattggtcTGGTTCTTTTGGCTTGTTGGTATCATCTTTTTTAGGTtttatacagaaaaaaaaaagataaggaggaattgatattttttttaacacctttattattattagaatgtcacgcttccggctgcgctactctgatagcaagcaGTATTACAATGacttcatatatttaataataaaataaaaacctttAACTCGAAACCATatcgctgttttttttttttgaaaagtcgAAAAATTACTTTTTCTTGAAAACAAaccaacatatacatatatatacaaaagctCTTATTACATAAATAGCTTATGAATAtaatatacataaatcattacaGTTCTTATTCCTCTTAGATATTATAATATTGATGACgaggaataaataaataacaactaAAACAACAACATCGAATAAGCAAAATGTAATAAAACTCTTTGTGAGCCTCGTCATCCATTTCCTAAAAAGATAAAGTTGTACGGGGTGAGAACTTAACCACACGGTCTCATCACGgagtttcagaattgtcataagaagatttttaataaaaaaatcgttTTCAAATTCAGTAATTATCGTTGTCTTATGAATCCTTAGAAAAAATGATggtttaaccataaaaaaaattcaaaacttttttttaaaagaaatcagtTAATTATCCAAAATTCCAAACTCGCTTTTGAGATAAAAGAATCTCTAAAGTTTCctaacagtatgaatgaccaacctgttccaaacataggttcattaagtctatgctgaaccaacttgatatttcatactttactaaaccacATCATAAACCAATCACGACTTCAGGCCCAAACAgctcaatcaacatccaattcaCCACAACCCACCCactttcagtcacaaacacaaataatgaggttcaaacacaatcaagagcattTACGTTAAGTATAGCAATtaacaattaaacaaaattattcatATAAGCAAACTAATTACAATATGTACACCTaaacaatatcacatagatgcatatgatgaatgcttgctctatggctaatgagctcatctatcggttatacagccaacccgacatgtcctggtagctaaccattgaatAGTCCATCTATCaatctctctctccctcaagcGCATTCCTGGCTCGCACCTCCTTCTCCCGCAACAACAACGACGCTCCTCAACGGCGCTGCGCCATCCTCTCCTCCCTCATTAGCGTTGGCGGCGATGGCCTGCAGTAGCTTGACGACACTTATCCCTTTCTTTTCCAAATCTCCTATCTGCcatgtgtgtgtgtttgtttAGTGTGTGGGTTGATGAATGAAAACTAAAGGTGAGGGTGTGAAGGAGATGCGGGTGACGGTGGTGTAGGGGGGTTTGGCGGTTATTGAGGGGGAAAATAAAAAGCACGGCAGTGAAAGGCGGTGGAGGTTAGGATTTGTGGGGTTTgctttgggaattagggtttaatttggGGTAAGAGTGAAATTACgaattttggtgaaatcggaatttggtaaattttaataaaattagagtatattgtataaatttaaaatctaatttaatcccttaaaattgtttttaaaaatataatttatttatcaatttgataattgaattttaattaagtattctaatttaaaatatagagtaatataattaattttttttattataaaaattaaagtattaaattttgaagtcttaattatttaaactaaattatagaaaattcttattattttacatttgttaaattttataatttaaatatagaaaataattcgataattataaaattagataaaaattttaatttaaatagtcaaaataaacctcattatttttaaatttttaaaactttaaattataaataggaaaatactcaataattgtaaaatcagataaaaatcttaatttattttaaattcaatttatcaaaacttattttaattatttttaataaaatataatttctgagattaaatttttaaatgataaataaattaaaattaatttataataagatTTTCCAAAACTTCTAGTGTTATACTTTTTAGCTTATCAATTGGATATCGTAtatatagaattaaaaaaatgttaaatgaCTATAGCACAATAAATTCAttactaaattagttattatatatttttggttaTTATGTAGTAATTTTGTCTGAAAATGCGGTATATTTCAGTCTTCTGAAGAAAATTGAGTGAGTACTAACAAAAGGCAACAAAATAATAATTCAGATATTAGatcttataaaatttattatgtgATATCCTCTTGAGCAGAGATGGAATTTAGTTAAGACAATGAAAGGTTATAGttcccaaattttttataaaaaaaattagtgatatttttttaaaaaataaaaaataattcaattaacTTAAATACTTTGTTATGATTTAAAAGCACTCAATTTTAATTCTcatatatatcttatttttattgtataataatttttaattttaaacattaaaaatatgttaaataaaaaaagttatctaaacaaaaaaaatcatctaacaatcaaatcaaataaaaaaagttatctaacaaaaaaaagataagaataaaaaaaaatcatctaataattgaataaaagataaaaatcattgTTATAAAAACACGTTGTTTTGCTAGCAGCTTCTTTATTCGCATTTCGTAGCTCTCTATTCAACAAGCAACACTCCCTTTAtttttgagttcaaatataaaaaattagatattttttatttatttaatttaatattattttatattttattgtttatttaatttaattttttatatgataaaaaatattagaatatctaaaaagcattgatattattgtatttgtataaattgataaaaaaatttaataaatattataaattattgaaAAGTTTAGTTCTTATTCAATTATTGAAAATTTCAAGTCACTAAAGACTCGAAAAGTACTATTATAaactattttgtattttttatctgtaaaattatttatttatgatcTTATTAGtaacaaatttaaagaataattatatttataaattttattttaatataaatattattattaaatttttatgttaaattctttGCCCttctaaaattttgtttcaagctcCGTTACTGCTCTTGAGATATAaaaataagtatctttattttataggTATTGAATTGATGAATAGAATTGATATTATGATCATTAGTTATTAAGTCAGAATAATAGTTATTAAGATTGTCCATTATAAATTTAGAAGGAAGGCaaataaaagtaaattatgaCTCATAATACAcaataataaaaatcaaactaTAAAATAATAGATCAATTTatctataaataattatataatttaatttattttttatatatattttatattttaatatatattttaccttcgtaattaattttaatggctAATTTATAATATACGCTTAACATATAGTTGATATAATTTAATTGAAGTGAACTTGATatcatatctaaaataaaataaaataaagatgagTTTGGTATTAAAATCGAGATGGAATATATCTAATTCAACTCCGGTAATTAACTCATAAACGACAAATGTCTTACACTTTTAAACTATCTAAAAACTTTATTATTAAAAGATGATATTTGTAATATGCACACCTTACGTTTATAAATAATAGTCTGGAGCGTCAAACCAAATGCTATTTCTATCTTCATCTCGTTAATATTAAATGAATCATTTTTACTTGTTACATATACAGGGAAGGAATCCGAATATCCGTGATTGGAGATGCATCAAAGCTCCCCAGCTCATTAATTAGAATGATAAAGTATGCAGAGGAAAGCACAAAAGAAAATTCAAGACTCCAACTCATAGTAGCAGTTAGTTATAGTGGAAAATACGATGTGGTCCAAGCATGCAGGAGTGTGGCAAAAAAAGTCAAAGATGGCATTCTAGATTTGGAAGAAATCAACGAAGGCATCATAGAACAGGAATTGGAGACTAACTGCACTGAATTTCCTAACCCTGATTTGCTAATAAGAACAAGTGGTGAACTCAGAGTAAGTAATTTCTTGTTGTGGCAATTGGCATACACAGAACTTTACTTCGATGGAGCACTGTGGCCAGATTTTGGCAAGGAGGAGTTTGTAGAAGCATTGAGTTCATTTCAGCAGAGAAAGAGACGCTTTGGTGGACGCTAATCATCATAataactattaatttaatatcTCTTAAAatgtaatattatgtatataattataaGTAGTCACCTTTGCCTTTACGATGAAGGTATTGACTTGAATAACAAGTAAATAGAATTGGCAATGGAGTAGTATTTTTATACTTTATGATGAAATATGACCCTAAATTAATAGAAAATTATATTTGTGAAGCTTTATTTTTGAATTGATGATctaatttaaactaaaatatcactttttcatttgtcaaatcataataatttatcATAAAACAATATTAATTAGTTTACAAGTTTAGAATTAACCAATTATTATAAGAGTGATGCTCATGGGCCATCATCTATAGCTATTATTAATGGTTCATGagtataataaaaattagagtaaaggacaaataggtcctaacctttttttttttccagacATTTTCGTCCTCAAAGAAGGGAAAATATATTTAAGTCCCTCACTCCTGAAAAACCTGGACATTTCAACCCTTCAGAGAATTTAGGTGTTTGGGCTGGAAGAAAAAATCTCACCTGACAGAGGTGGCACTGACCTGGCCGTTACGGAACCCACGTGGTAGGAGACTTTTCAAAACAAGACATATAAGTTTCCGAAGagtaaaacgacgccgtttcgttATCTCCCCCAATCGTTCATATTGTTTTGCCCTAATCCCTCGTCTGTACAGAAACGGCGAAGTAGGTGTTGTGGGGAGTGGAGGAAGAAAGGAAATTCTTCCTTCCATGGCATCTGAAGGGGTATCATCAAGTTGGAGAAGAAGTGAAGGTCAGTTCGGCTCGAGCTCGCATCCTAACGGGAAGGATGGCAAAGATGGCGTCTCACCCAAGTGCTGGTGTTCCATTCTTTTCTCTATCAGGTTCAGAGTTCATTGAGATGTTTTTTGGTGTAGGTGCTTCAAGGGTGAGGGACTTGTTCAACAAGGCAAAAGCGAATTCGCCGTGTTTGGTGTTTATTGATGAGTTAGATGCTGTAGGGAGGCAGAGAGGTACTGGCATTGGTGGAGGAAATGATGAAAGAGAGCAAACACTGAATCAATTACTCACTGAAATGGACGGATTCATCGGAAACACTGGTATTATTGTCATTACTGCCACCAACAGACTTGAGATTCTTGAAGAGAGAAGGAATTTATATTGTAGAAGAATGAttcaagaaagtaaaagaaatgGCATGGCTTTTTTGAATTTGTATCAAATTCATGTGATTAGAATGCAATGTTTTCTAAATACTTAATACATTTATGTTATCATAATATCATAGTAAAATTTACCACTCATGATTAGAGGTACATAAAAATGGAACAGCTTATGTACTAGCCTATTCACTTATGATCCTTACAAGTTAGGATATCTACAAAATTAATCCACTAAACTACACCAAATCTTACTTTACCATGATTTTGGTCCTTgccaatatattttataaaaaaaaaaagaagaataaaggaaCTAGATATTAAAATGGTGCACAATATCCATGAGTGAGGTATATGTTCCAGCTATTCCAATTACCACAGTTGCTACGATTATAGCCACTATGGCTATTGTTTCACACCCCAAAATCCTGTATTTTTCTGAAATCTTCAAGTAGCATGAGCATGGAAGAAAAATAGAAGCTATGACACTTAGAAATGCTCCAACCAGAGACATTAGTTCCCCAAATAAAGATACAGTCAATGCAATAATGACAATGCTGGTTACCATCATAGTGCTGACCAAAATTTTGGTGAATCTATTCTTATACTTTGTTGGAAGCAAATTTTTCAAAGCATTGGTGAGAGGTGTTGTCATCAAAGCATACTTTGATATTGGATTGACCAATATTGTGTATATTGCTATTCTTGAGCTTAATTTGTCTATTGGCAGGTTCAATGTTACTTGTGATTGAACGTTTGGACCGAACATGAGATATCCGATTATAGCCATAGAAGCATAACCAGCTGTGGTTAAAAAAAAAGGCACACAAACAGAACCTGTAATGTAAAGAAAAAAAACCCAAATTGGATGAGAAACAAAAGCAACTCCTCTTGCGTGAAAATTTTACATTAGCTAGTCCTccatgatatatattttttatcaacaaAATTTTTCCTTTCGGAATCAGGTCTTCCATTCTCAAAGCATCGAAAACCTTGATCAAGGAAGGAGCAATTGCCAGAGTGATAGAAAGGGTAGGATTCATCGCAAATCTAGTTACCATCATAAACAGTGTATTGATCGCCCTTTTTAGAGAGAAACTGAACTAGTGGAGGAACagcggaagaagaagaagaagcagcgtaGTTCTCCAAGAGCGTAAGCCTCTGTAATCGAGGTAGAAGAAGCAGGAGAGGAAGACAAGAAGGGTGAGCAAGAAGAAGCTAGCTATGCCAAGATTGAGAGAGCAAGAACTCATAAACAAGAAGAGG contains:
- the LOC112702882 gene encoding dehydrodolichyl diphosphate synthase 2 isoform X1, with translation MFSLKFPIPIENTLTPPPKTNNNNNNNNNNNTNYNKFSGCSYYCSVYASNKLRGGIIRSPPTSNVALHNNGASVVGGWPETTEAKEEPFPEELRAELMPKHVAVIMDGNRRWAKTRGLFPWAGHQAGVEALKEVVRLCRSWGIKVLSVFAFSSENWIRPKVEVDFLMSLFEKTINSEIDVFIREGIRISVIGDASKLPSSLIRMIKYAEESTKENSRLQLIVAVSYSGKYDVVQACRSVAKKVKDGILDLEEINEGIIEQELETNCTEFPNPDLLIRTSGELRVSNFLLWQLAYTELYFDGALWPDFGKEEFVEALSSFQQRKRRFGGR
- the LOC112702882 gene encoding dehydrodolichyl diphosphate synthase 2 isoform X2, with product MFSLRLPIPIENTLITPPPKSNNNNTYNSSLCAHSYSSYSHSQTNRFLTVRNVALQKNGNSVGDSKDTMMQPFPEELNAEPLPRHVAVIMDGNGRWAKMRNLMPSAGHQAGAEALKEMVRLCASWGIKVLTVFAFSTDNWVRPKVEVDFLMSLFEKTINSEIDVFIREGIRISVIGDASKLPSSLIRMIKYAEESTKENSRLQLIVAVSYSGKYDVVQACRSVAKKVKDGILDLEEINEGIIEQELETNCTEFPNPDLLIRTSGELRVSNFLLWQLAYTELYFDGALWPDFGKEEFVEALSSFQQRKRRFGGR
- the LOC112702882 gene encoding dehydrodolichyl diphosphate synthase 2 isoform X3; this translates as MMQPFPEELNAEPLPRHVAVIMDGNGRWAKMRNLMPSAGHQAGAEALKEMVRLCASWGIKVLTVFAFSTDNWVRPKVEVDFLMSLFEKTINSEIDVFIREGIRISVIGDASKLPSSLIRMIKYAEESTKENSRLQLIVAVSYSGKYDVVQACRSVAKKVKDGILDLEEINEGIIEQELETNCTEFPNPDLLIRTSGELRVSNFLLWQLAYTELYFDGALWPDFGKEEFVEALSSFQQRKRRFGGR